The Tripterygium wilfordii isolate XIE 37 chromosome 4, ASM1340144v1, whole genome shotgun sequence genome has a window encoding:
- the LOC119995986 gene encoding beta-glucosidase 12-like → MMAMQNLLVVLLLLVLVGSSVSYNSGINASAATSSVNRSSFPAGFIFGTASASYQYEGAAREGGKGPSIWDYYTHKYPEKIKDGSSGDVANDEYHRYKEDVGIMEDMGLDAYRFSISWSRILPNGKLSGGVNNEGIKYYNNLINELLSHDIQPFVTLFHFDLPQTLEEDYGGFLSRRIVSHFRDYAETCFKYFGDRVKYWITLNEPWSFSMGGYASGSLAPFRCSAWQQFNCTGGDSATEPYLTGHNQLLAHAAAINLYRQKYQETQKGKIGITLATLWVVPYSSARHHQNAALRALDFNFGWFMDPISNGDYPHTMRSLVGDRLPKFTREESKMLKGSFDFVGLNYYTAYYAADVHTSNNPVNASSLTDSHANLSSVRNGLPIGPQAASSWLFVYPRGIRDLLLYAKKKYNNPLIYITENGIDEFNNATLSLEEALNDQMRIDYYSKHLYFLQRAVVKDGVNVKGYFAWSLLDNFEWNSGYTVRFGINYVDYQNGLKRYPKSSAHWFKNFLKK, encoded by the exons ATGATGGCAATGCAAAACTTATTGGTTGTATTGTTACTTCTTGTACTTGTTGGGTCGTCGGTGTCTTATAACTCTGGTATTAACGCATCTGCGGCTACTTCTTCAGTGAATCGTTCCAGTTTTCCGGCGGGATTTATTTTTGGCACTGCCTCAGCGTCTTACCAG TATGAAGGAGCAGCAAGGGAAGGTGGTAAAGGACCAAGTATTTGGGATTATTACACCCACAAATACCCAg AGAAAATAAAGGATGGCAGCAGTGGAGATGTGGCTAACGATGAATATCATCGTTACAAG GAAGATGTCGGCATTATGGAAGACATGGGCTTGGATGCTTACAGATTCTCAATCTCATGGTCTAGAATATTACCAA ATGGAAAGCTAAGTGGGGGAGTTAACAATGAAGGAATCAAATACTACAATAACCTCATCAATGAGCTCCTATCTCATG ATATACAGCCATTTGTGACTCTATTTCACTTCGATCTCCCCCAAACCTTAGAAGAAGACTATGGTGGATTCTTAAGTCGTCGCATTGT ATCACATTTTAGAGATTATGCAGAGACATGTTTCAAATATTTCGGTGATAGGGTGAAATACTGGATCACACTAAACGAGCCATGGAGCTTTAGCATGGGTGGTTACGCGTCTGGCTCTTTGGCTCCATTCAGATGTTCAGCTTGGCAACAATTCAATTGCACTGGAGGGGATTCGGCGACTGAGCCATACTTGACTGGACACAATCAACTTCTAGCTCATGCCGCCGCCATCAACTTATACAGGCAAAAATACCAG GAGACTCAAAAGGGTAAGATAGGGATCACACTAGCGACATTATGGGTTGTGCCTTACTCCTCTGCTAGGCATCACCAAAATGCTGCCCTTCGGGCACTCGATTTCAACTTTGGATG gtTTATGGACCCAATAAGTAATGGTGACTATCCCCACACAATGAGATCTCTTGTAGGAGATCGATTGCCAAAATTCACAAGAGAGGAATCTAAGATGCTAAAAGGGTCGTTTGATTTTGTCGGATTGAACTACTACACTGCGTATTATGCAGCAGATGTGCATACTTCTAATAATCCTGTGAATGCAAGTTCCTTGACCGATAGTCATGCTAATCTTTCAA GTGTGCGTAATGGCCTCCCCATCGGTCCACAG GCAGCTTCTTCTTGGCTTTTTGTTTATCCGAGAGGAATTCGAGATCTCCTGCTCTACGCAAAGAaaaagtacaacaatccacttatCTACATCACTGAAAATG GGATTGATGAGTTCAATAACGCCACATTATCGCTAGAGGAAGCTCTCAATGACCAGATGAGGATCGATTACTACTCAAAACATCTTTATTTCCTTCAAAGAGCAGTAGTCAA GGATGGTGTAAATGTGAAAGGATATTTTGCATGGTCATTGTTGGACAACTTCGAATGGAATTCAGGCTACACTGTACGATTTGGTATCAACTATGTTGATTATCAAAATGGCTTGAAGAGATATCCCAAAAGTTCTGCACATTGGTTCAAGAACTTTCTCAAGAAATAG